The stretch of DNA AGCTCTTCGATGATCGAAAGTTTAGAATTTGAAGATGAACCGCAAAGTGAGAGCTGTGCAACGGGTGCTATGATGGCGGGGAAATGCGAAGTCGATGCAAAAGAGGTTTTAAACACCCCTTTTGTTCAAAGAGCAACTGAGCTTTTTGATCCTCAAAAAATTCAAATTCGCCAAAAGGTTTAATGACGATGGAAAAAATCCTTATCCTCAATACAGGTGGCACATTTAACAAACGCTACAATCCTCTTAAAGGTGAGCTTGAAGTTCCAAATGATGGTATTGCATTAGAGGCAATTTTACGTTATTGTAACAACACTTCGTATGAGCTTTTAAACATTATTCACAAAGACAGTCTTGATATGGACGAAAATGATCGAGAACTTATCGTAAAAACCATTCAAGACTCTTCGTGCCACAAAGTTTTGATTATTCATGGCACCGATACCATGGACGTTACCGCTACTTTTTTAGCTTTACATGTAAAAGACAAAATCATCACGCTAACAGGTGCCATGGTTCCTTTTAGCATCGACACCGTTGAGGCAACCAGCAATTTTATGCTGGCACTTGGTGATTTGATGTGTCGCGAAAAAAATGGAGTCAATCTTGCCATGCACGGCGCAATTGCAGGTCATGGAAGTATTTATAAAAACAGACAAAAAGGGATTTTCGAGCTTTGCTAAGAAGCTCGTAACTCCTCAGTCTTACGAAAGATATAGTGACTCATAACAATCACATAATAAGGATAAATAATAACCCCTAAAAAGGGAATGATGGTAAGCGCAAAACAGACCAATGAAATGCCTCTCATCTGCCCAGCATACATCCGCTTTAACGCCTTATACTCTTCACTTGAATTCACCATTGAAGAAACATCTAAAACCAAAAGCTTATGAAACAGGTAAAACACAGGCAGCAGTAAAGCAAAATTAAATACGGGTATAAAAACCAAAGGTGACAGTAGCAAAAACATTAGAGTCGTCCATAGGAGCGTTTTAAGGACTATCCATACATAGCTTATAAGTCCCATACCACGAAATGCAACCGTTGGATAATAGAGTGAACCAATCTCTTTAATGAAATAACCTGCAAAAAGCCCTACGATGACCGAATAAACCATCAAGAAAAGGTAGTAAACAACCATAGCAGAAGTAAAAAAGAAAAGAATCGCTACAACCGTTTTAGTGATAAAAATAAGTGAGACCATGCTCAAAAACCAACTCTGCTCTATGCTTCCTTCAAAACTCTGCAAACTCTGTGCGATCCAAGCAGAAAGTGCGCTTACACCTCCAAAGAGAAGCCAAATAGCCCCAATAAATACGATGATGGTTAAGATAAAAGAGAGCAAGGAGACAAGCAACACTCTTGGAGAAAAGGTATCTCCAAGAGCAAGAGCAAAGATGTTAGTTTTTGAAATTGTATTCATTTACTTTACTGAATCGTTTTACCATTGACACTAATTGCGCCTTTTTTCATAGCAATTTCATAGATGAAAAAATCGCCTTCAGGCTTACCAAGTGCAAAATCTTCCGCAGAAGTCAATCCCATAGCTTCAAGCGTTGCACGGTCATCTTTGTGAACTTTGACTTTTGATGTAATATCCAAAAGCCCAAGAAGTGCGAGAGGACTCTCTTTGTCTGTGTATTGATTTTGTACAATCTCAAGCGTTGTATCAACACTCACGTCTTTAAGATTCATCATGTCTGAATTCAGTCCTTTAAGAGCAATGCCAAGGTCGAGTTTTACACCATGATTGACAAGTGCGACAAAATCGTCGATTAAGACTTTATCATCCGGGGTCGTTGCTCCTAAAAGCAGTGTATTGTAATCCGCTTGAACTTTTTTCATTGTATCTGAGTTGATCCCTCTTAAAAAGAGTTTTGCAAAAAGTTTTTCAAGTGTAACATCTGCACTGCTATTATTGACAACGATGTTATCAAGCGTATAATCTGCTTTGATTTGAAGATCTTTTTTCACATCTTCAACGCTGCTATTAGCTTTAAGAGAACCTAGATCAAATTTGGTATTGGAGTACTCGTCATTGACTTCTAGTGTATACTTGCCAATTTTGATGTCGCCTTTATTGTTCAGATCGTCTTTATAGCTAAAGTTATAGACAAAATCTTTTAACTCACTTTTAAACACAAACATTTCACTATCAACACCGAAATTTTGCTTACCAACGCCTAGCACACCTTGTACCACCCCACCGTTTTCATTTAACGTTAGTAGTTGCTTTTCAGTGTCAATGTTCAGGGTTGAACCTTCGGTTTTAATCTGCTCTTTAATATCTTTAAAGCGTACATCTTTGAGTTTTTCATCACTTCCAAATGTCATATCAACCGCGAGTACACCACGTGCTAAAAGAGGTAAAATGGCATCACTTGCCGCTTTATCGTTAGCAAGCTCATCTTGAAGCGATTTAGGTAATTGATCAAGGCTTAAAGAGATTTTTACGTCACTTGGCAAAAGGTTAGAGTGCGTCATTTCACCTTTAAATTTTAAACCATCAAATCCTGCATTAATGCTTCCGTCTGTTTCATCTTTCAGACTTTGGACAAAAAGCTTATATTGTGCATTTTTATCGATAAGTTTTGCGAGTAAAAAGTCACGTGCTTTTTTGGCATCAGCTACTTCAAGACTAAAAGTTCTTTGACTTGTAAAGTAACCGCTTTTGCTTAAAATGTCTTGTTTCAAACCATTTTGGGCAAGTAAAACCTTGTTTGCCTCGATGGCACTATCGACTTTTTGCGAAATGACAAGAGGCGTTGCCGCGATGGCTGCCACAACTACGGCTGAAATAACCAGATATTTTGTTTTTGACATAAAAAGCCTTTATTATTTGTAACCTATGACGTAATAGGTATTTTTGTTAGGAACTTTTTCCAAAGTAATTTTATATTTTGCTGCCCATTTGGTAATCATCTCATTGACCTCATCAACCAATTCTGCACCTGCTGCTTCATTTTTGATTTTGAAGTAATCTTTGTTACTTGAGAGTGCCACAAATGAATGATGCGCTTTGAGTGCATCGTGCAAAGCGATGAGATGTTTTTCAACATGCTCAAAACCTACTGTGTTGTTGATGACGCGCTCAAGTTGCGCTTCCGCATTGGGAGTAACGCTGTAGCCTAGTTGTGTTAAGATCGCCTGTTTCTGCATTATTTTTCTCCTTTAATTTCGTTAACGTTTTTGTGCGATAAGCACATCTTCAATCATTTTTGAAATATCACCGTCTAAAATATTATTGACCTGAGAGTAAGCAATGTTGCTTCGATTGTCTTTGACTTGCTGGTACGGAGCTAAAACATAACTGCGTATCTGATGTCCCCAGCCGATCTCACTTTTTTCAACACCGTCTTTTTCCGCTTGCTGTTTTTCAAGTTCAAACTCATACAGACGCGATTTCAACATTTTCATCGCCGAAGCTCTGTTCTTATGTTGTGATCTGTCATTTTGACACTGCACGACAATGCCAGTTGGCATGTGTGTGATACGAATGGCACTATCGGTTTTATTGACATGCTGTCCGCCTGCTCCACCTGAACGATACGTATCGACTTTAAGGTCACGATCTTCTATAACAATGTCTATGTCATCATCAACCTCAGGTGAAACCATCACCGAACTAAAAGAGGTATGACGTTTGGCATTGGCATCAAAAGGGCTAATGCGAACAAGGCGATGAATGCCATTTTCGACTTTGAGATAGCCATACGCATTTTCACCACTGATGATAAAACTGACATCTTTAAGCCCAGCTTCTTCACCCTCTTGGTAGTCTAAGACTTCCACTTTAAAACCAGAGCGTTCAGCCCATCTAAGGTACATTCTGTACAAAATGCTTGCCCAGTCTTGACTCTCTGTTCCACCCGCACCTGGATGAATGGAAATAATAGCGTTTTTGTTATCATTCTCGCCACTGAGCATCATGGCGATCTCTAAGTTGCTGATGTGTTCTTCCAAATGTTCAGCATCTTTATAAAGCTCTTCAACGGTGGCTTCATCATTTTCACTGTTTGCCATTTCATACAAATCTACGGCATCCATAACAACATTTTTTGCTTTGGTGTAACGTGTAAGTAACGAGTTGAGTGCCGTTTTTTCTTTTTGCATCTCAGCCGCTTTTTTTGCATCATTCCAAAATTCGGGGTTTTGTTCGATCATTTCAATCTCTGCAAGCCTTGATGTCAGATCTTCTGGCTTGATAATCTGTGCGATGTTGTCCACTTTGGTGGTTAATTTTTTGAGAAGTTCGGTGTATTCGTAACTATCCAAATGGTTTCCTTTTGCTATAATACTCGCTTCAATTTAAGAGACCTCTGTTAAAAAACGTTTCTTAGAAGTCTAGTATTATATTTTACTCAAAAGTGCCTAAAATGAAAATAGTAAAAACTATTGAAGAATTATCCCAAGCAAGAAAAGAGCTTCAAGGATCCGTCGGCTTCGTGCCAACCATGGGAGCATTGCATAACGGACACCTCTCTTTAATGCAAAAATCAATCGCTGAAAATGAACATACCATTGTCTCTGTTTTTGTCAATCCTACTCAATTTTTAGAAGGGGAAGATTTTCATAAATATCCTCAGCGTACCCAAGCCGATATTAAAATATGCGAACTTGCGGGTGTGGCAATTTTATTTATGCCAAACCCTGATGTTATGTACGCTCCACTTGAACCTAGTATTCTAGCGCCTAGCTCCAAAGCTTACATTTTAGAAGGACTTGCGCGCCCAGGTCATTTTGATGGTGTTTTACGCGTGGTTTTAAAACTTTTCAATCTGACCAAACCAACAAGGGCTTATTTTGGCAAAAAAGATGCGCAACAACTTTATCTTTTGCAAAATATGGTCACCTCTTTCTTTTTGGATTTGGAAATAGTCCCTTGCGAAATTGTAAGGGAAGATGATGGACTAGCCCTCTCCAGTCGCAATGTTTACCTAAGTGCGCAAGAACGTAAAGATGCCCTACTTCTATGTGAATCACTCAAAGTTGCCACACATGCCATCATTGCAGGGGAACGCGATATAGCAACGATTAAAGCTGAAATGTTGCATACCTTGTTACCTTTACATGTAGAATACGTGGAGATTTTAAATCGTGATTTTGATACAATATCTACTATTGAAATAGGCAACTCTATCATTCTCGTCTGCGCCAAAGTTGGCACTACTCGCCTCATTGATAATTTATGGATTTAAAAAAGGAAATATTTGAAAAAATTACATCTCGTTTCACTAGGATGCAATAAAAACCTCGTTGACAGTGAAGTCATGTTAGGAAAACTTCAAGCGTACGAACTGTGCGATGATCCCTCTAAGGCTGACGTACTTATCGTCAATACCTGCGGCTTTATCGGACCTGCTAAACAAGAGAGTCTCAACACCATCTTCTCACTCCACGAAACACGCAAAAAAGGCTCTGTCCTTGTTATGGCAGGCTGTTTGACTGAACGCTATAAAGAAGATCTCACCCAAGAGCTTAAAGAGGTTGATCTTTTTACGGGTGTGGGTGATTATGACAAGATCGATGAGATCATCGCCCTTCGTCAAAACCGCTTTAGTCCCGCTACGTACTTACAAAACGAAGAGGAACGTGTGATTACAGGCTCCAATGCCCATGCATATATTAAACTCTCTGAAGGCTGCAATCAAACATGTAGCTTTTGTGCCATCCCTGGCTTTAAAGGTAAGCTTCACTCACGCACCCTTGAATCGCTTGTCAAAGAGGTAAAGGTACTCGTTTCAAAAGGCCTTTATGACTTTAGCTTTATCTCTCAAGACAGTAGCTCATTTTTGCGTGATGTGGGTGAAAAAGAGGGACTTATTAAACTCATTGATGCGGTTGAGCAAATTGAGGGCGTTAAGAGCGCGCGCATTTTGTACCTTTACCCAACGACAACGTCTAACGCTCTGATTGAGCGCATTATCGCCTCACCTCTGTTTCATAACTACTTTGACATGCCGATCCAACACATCAGCGACTCGATGCTCAAGCGCATGAAGCGAGGTGCTGGACGTGAGCGCATCATTGAACAGTTAGAGCTTATGCGAAAAGCACCCAATAGCTTTATTCGCACCAGTTTTATCGTAGGACATCCAGGAGAAAGTGAAGCAGAGTTTCAAGAGCTTCTGGACTTTACCAAATTGTTTGATTTTGACCGTGTTAACATCTTTGCTTATTCGGATGAAGAAGACACATCTGCTTACGAGATGGAAGAGAAAATCGACACTAAAACCATTAATAAACGCATTAAACAACTGGATAAGCTCGTCCAAGCCAAAACGAAAAAAAGCTTTGAAAAAGAGGTTGGTAAAGAGGTCATCATCTTAGTTGAAGGTGAAAGCAGTGAGCATGAGTATTTTATGGGAGCACGTGAGCTTCTATGGGCACCGAGCATTGATGGTGAGGTCTTGGTCAATGACTCCGATGTAGAGAATATTGAGGTCGGAAAATGTTACCGCGCAACCATCACCGAATGTGCTGGAGATCAACTCATTGCAACCATTACCACTGTTGCATGAAGCAACGCTAACTTCTTTACGTCGCACAAAAAACCTATTGGCATTCTCAGGCGGTGGTGACTCCACCGCCCTCTTCTTTTTACTGCTTGCCCATAACATTCCTTTTGATATTGCCCATGTTAACTACCAAACAAGAGAGCAAAGCAGTGTTGAAGAGGCGTATGCTAAAAGACTTGCAGAGATGTACCATAAACACCTTTTTAGCTTTACATGTAAACTTGAAAATGCCAATTTTGAGCATTATGCACGAGAAGAGCGTTACACTTTTTTTGAAGCTGTTATTCAAGAACATGGTTACGAGAATCTTCTTACGGCGCACCATTTGGGAGATCAACTGGAATGGTTTTTAATGCAACTCACCCGTGGAGCTGGACTTGTGGAAATGCTTGGGATGCAAGAAGTGGAAAGCAGAGAGCATTACACGCTTATGAGACCTCTTTTACATGTAAGCAAAAAAAAGCTTCAGGACTACCTAGAAGAACACAATATAACCTACTTCAACGATGCAAGTAATGACTCATTCAAACACTTACGCAACAAGTTCCGACATGATTACGCAACCCCACTCATCGATGCGTATGAAGAGGGAATTGCCAAAAGCTTTGCTTACTTAGAGGAAGATCGTAAGCGACTTTTACCCCATCAGCCTAAACGCCTTAAAGAGCTTTTTATACTACCAAAAGACGCTGATGACCTTATTAATATTCGGCAAATCGATAAAATACTCAAGCTTTTGGGTATCTTAGTTTCCAAAGCGCAAAGAGATGAGATTTTAAAAACAGAGTCTTGTGTTATCGGTGGAAAAATTGCAGTTTGTTTTGAAAAAGAGAGAATTTTTATAGCACCTTATCTTAAACACGATATGGAAAAGCACTTTAAAGAGGTATGTCGCAAAGCGCGCATTCCTTCCAAAATACGCCCCTACCTTTACACTTCTGGTATTGATCCTAATGTGTTGCGTTAAGATCATACACCTTAACTTTAAACGTTGAGCTAATACTTTCCTTTCCCGATTCTAAATAGATTGGAAAGTCAGCTTGAACAATGCTGCTGTAGCGATTAAGCCCTTCTAAAAAATTGTAGAAATTCGTTGGTGTTTTAAGTGTTGATGTCACGTTAAGTTCGTACTCTACAAACTCTTTTTTATACTCAGACTTTGTTACTTCCGTAAGAGAAACTTGGGTAAAAAATTTCCCAGCATAACGAATAAACTCTTCTTGCGTAAAGGGGTGCTTAAAAGCTCCAATGATGTGTACATTCTCTGCTTTGAGTTTTGAAAGCTCTGCTTCACGTTCCAAAAAGAGATTTTCAACTCTGGTTTTATGCACCAAAACACGTTTATGTTCTGCTTGCAAAATACGATGTTCTTTGACATTGGGGATAATAAGTAAAAAAACAAAAGCGAATGTGATGACGATGAAGACCATTAAAAAAATGAGCAACTTCATCATATCGATTTTTTCTAAGCTTCTATCAAGGCTATTCACGGAAACCATCCTCGCCAAGAATTTTATTGATGCTCACAAAATTATACCATCCCTCTTTTGTAAGGTAAAACGTCGTATTGCTCGTATGAAAAATGGATTTTAGAGGGGCTGCTAACAAGAAATTAAATGTATCTTGTGTCGGCGAAACACCATATAAAACGAGCGAATTTCGCTCCATCTGAACTTTTTTGAGCGTAATTTGATCGGGCACTAAATCAAAAAGATTTTTCATACTCTCTTTAAGAAGTGTATTGTTTGAGAAAATTTCTTCTGAGAGTGCTTTTTGACGTAAAATAAGACCAATGGCTTCATCATCTTCATCAATTTTTGTCTCAAGCATCTCGCGTTCTTTGGCCAAATCAACAATACCATGTTTAAATGAACTCATTTCAATCACAATATAGAAGTTAAAGATAATCATAAAGAGCGACATCAAACTAATGAAAATCAGCCACATCTTACTAAAGAGTGATATGAATGGTTTTGGGCGAGGTGCAATAAAACTTAGTTTCATTTAAAAACCTCAGCAATAGCGATGTCACACATGCGGTCGCCTACATCCACTTTATGTATCTCTACATCCATCATCAATTCATCTTCAAGTTGGTGAATCAGCTCTGAACTAATTTCATACCCGTCAAAAATAATAATCTCGTCGATAAATTCACTCTGATATAAAGGATTGTGATAGTACTCTTCAAGAGAAGATCGGAGGTATTTATAGACCAAAAGATCACGCCCATATAGCTCTAAATTCATATCTTCTTCTTTAATGTCTTCCATTCCTTTAAAATGAACAATGGCTTTATCTTCGATATCAGAAAATGAGTCAGTGGAACGCAAATCATCAATATCTTCTAACTCACCTAATTCCTCAAGCTCACTTAGCTCCTCGATTCCTTCACGTTCTTCCTCTTCTTTAACCATTTCAGGCATCGAATCGGATGAAACAATATCTTCTTCTGCTTGTTCATTTTCCCAATCATTGACATCATCGCTACGCGTAAAAGAGGTATCGCTCTGAGTTTTGAAAAAGGCACCAAAATGAAGGTGCTTCTCTTCAAAAATAGCCAAAATAAAAAAATCTTGGCAATTAAGAATATAACATGTAGGTTTGCTCTTGAGTTTTTGAGAAACGACAAAGTCACTTAAAAGAATAAATGGAGAATAGATCAGATCAAGACCTACCTCTGAGAAAAGATTCTTTGCCCATTTAATTTCAATGTAGGAAGCATACGCGGACCATTGATTGAACAAAGAGACATGATGAACATTTTGCATATCGACATGATGCTTACTAAAACTTGCATTCCCTGTACCGGAAATGGCTCCTTGTCCTAAAGAGCTTAGCAAAAAAGAGATATAGACAAAAGTGTACTCATCTTGCAATGATAAAAGGTAATTTTCAAGAGCTTTATCAAGTGCTTCAAGAGGTGATGAAAGCGGAAAAGTTTTTGTAAAAGTTTTTTGAATGGAGCCATCTTTTATAACTTTACAACGTAGCACACATTCTGTTTCATTTAACACAACAGCCACAAAAAGGTTCTGAAATTTTTTCTGAAGAACAGTTCTTATGCCCATATTTCTGACTCTTTGTTCACGTCATTACTCTTGTGTTAATTTGAATTTGTACTATATATTAGACTAATCTTGCTTAAGTTTTGTAAAATATCAAGCAAAAGTAATACCATTTGTCCCAAAGAAGCTAGACTGCATGCTCTAGAAGACGCTTTTGGATCAATGCTTTTGCCGCTTCGAGTGTTAAATCATCCACATAAAACGCATCGCCAAAATAAAACTCTAATGTACAAAAGGGTTTGGGAATACAAAATTGATCCCAACTCTTCATCTTCCAAAAAGACGTTGGATTACAGTTTATGGTAACAATAGGTACTTTTTTCATCTGTGCAAGTACGACAATACCATCGGCAACGCTATGCCTCGGTCCTCTAGGACCATCGGGCGTAATACCAATATCACGACCTTTTTGCAGTGATTTTAAAGCACTTCTTAAAACAGAAGCCCCACCTTTGGACGAGCTTCCACGAATCGTACCACCTCCAAAAAGTTGCATCAGCCGCGCGACGAGCTCTCCATCAAAATGATTACTCACGATGGTATCAATAGCTCTTCGCTTGGTATAATAGGTGTAAGCAGCAGCAGCCATTAATATTTCGCCATGCCAAAGAGCGTAAATACACGGTGTTGCAGAACTGTTATTTCCAACGTAAAATTTCTTTTTACATGTAAAGAATAAAAGTTTGATGAGAGCGTAAACAAGGGGTGGAACAATCCACACCAAAAGCTTACGTTTAAGCTCTTTAGAGAACAATTTCGCCATAAAGAGAGAGACGTTTAGGGTTAGTAATTTTAATGTTCACAGTCTGTCCTAGTAAACTTTCATCACCCTTGATCTGAACAAGCGCATTATTGTCACTTCTTCCTGCTAAAAAGCCACTGTTACGAAGTTCATCAATATAAACGGGATAAATTTTATTAAGGTGCGCTTCTGCAATCTCATCTAAAATTTCATCTTGAAGAAGTTGTAACCGCTCCAGTCTAGCGGACCCTATTTCGGAGTCAATTTGGTTGGTAAACTCAGCTGCTTTTGTTAGAGGTCTTGGCGAATATTTAAACGCAAAAATTTGCTCAAATTTCACTTGTCTCATTACATCAAGCGTATCTTCAAAATCTGCTTCACTTTCCCCTGGAAAAGCCACAATGATATCGGTACTGATTGAAACATCAGGAATCATTTCACGTAATTTCAACGCTCTGTTTAAAAACCACTCTTTGCTATAACCTCTTCGCATCTGCTCTAAAATATGCGTCGAACCACTTTGCAATGGCATGTGCATCGATTTGCACACTTTTGGATTATTAGCAAATGTTTCTAGAAATTTATCGTCCATGTGCAATGGATGAGGAGAGGTAAAACGAATACGCTCTACTTCTGGGATTTCGCTAATTTGATTAAGTAAATCTGAAAAATCCATATTATATTGAACATTTCCACTAAAGCGTTTGCCATAATTATTAACATTTTGCCCGAGTAAAAAGATCTCTTTAGCTCCATTTTGAGCTGCTTTTCGTGCTTCGTTGATAATGAGTTCAGCAGGAATAGAAATCTCATCACCTCTTGTTTGAGGAACGATGCAGTAGGTACATTTTTTATCACAACCAATCGAGATGTTGACGAATGCTTTATAAAGACTGTTACGGTACTCGCCAAAGGCATAGGTACTTTCGTCATAGTCAGTGTCGACACTTAAAAATTTTTCGGTATTGACGGCGGTAGAAATTTTGGAAACATTGCGCGCACCGATGACAAAACTGACATAAGGAGCACGTCTAAAAATCTCTTTACCCAAATGGCTTGCGGTGCATCCGCACACACCAATTTTGGCGCCCTCTTTTTTTTGAAGATTGTACTTGCCGATCTCTGAAAAAAGTTTACTGACAGGTTTTTCGCGCACACTACACGTATTGATCAAAATCAGATCCGCTTCTTGTACACTACTCGTTAAAACATAATTTTCTCTATCCCCAAGTTCTGCGATGATGTGCTCAGAGTCCCGCACATTCATCGCGCAACCGAGGGTCTCTATATAAAGCTTTTTTTCCTCTAAAATACCCAAAATCCAGCCTTAGAGAATATGTACTTCGTACATGTAATCGCTTTCGCCTAAACCGTAACGGATGTCTCTTAAATAGACGCTAAAACCTTGCGCTTCAAAGTGTTCCACTAAACTTACAAGGTCTTTGTGAGAGTTCTCTTTATCAAAATAAAAAATCTTTTGTCCCTCTTTTTCGATAATCTCAGTTACTTTCTCCAATGTAATTGTCTTTGGTTTTCCATTAATTTCATTTCTTGCTAATTTGATTTCCATCATAAACCTCTTTTCTATCGAGAAAATTATCGTATGTGTCCAATATGCACAAAGATATATCGCGAAGTATACTTTATTTTCGATAAATTCCTCATTAAAAGCAAACAAGTGTGTTGGCATAAAGAAAAATAAAAGAAGATTTTAGCTATAATCCTTATTCTTCACCGCAATCGTTTAAATTTCCATTTTTGATTTTTCATCATTGCGATTATCACACCATGATATAAAAATATGTATCTTTTTAAGGAAGCTTATGGAAAAAATTGTAGACATTATAGAATCTATTGCCCATGAAAAAGGGCTGGACATTAACGAAGTTAAAAATACCGTCACCTTGGCATTGGTCAAGACTGCAAAACGAATTTATGGCGCAGAATACGAATACGGCGCGGAAATTGATCCCGCGACAAAAACACTTAAACTTTATCAAAAAGTCATCGTTGTTGCCCCTGATGATGAAAGACTTTTAGATGGAAATGAAAATTTTATTGCCATTAAAGAAGCCAAAGAAGTTGATCCTGACATCGAAATTGGCGATGAACTCACCTATGAGTTGCCACTCGATAATTTAGGAAGAACAGCAGCCGCAACCCTTCAAAAAGAACTTGAATACCACATTCAACGCTTGCTTGAAAATAATATTTTTGAAAAATACCAAAAACTTGTGGGTAAAACTGTTTTTGGAACCGTAGTGCGTGTGGATAATGATGAAAACACCTATATTGAAATCGAAGAAATCAGAGCCGTACTACCACGCAAAAACCGTATTAAGGGTGAGAAATTTAAAGTCGGTAATGTTGTTAAAAGCGTTATTCGTAAAGTTTTAATTGATAAATCTCAAGGCATGTATGTTGAGCTTTCACGTACAAGCCCAAAATTCTTAGAATCATTATTGGAGCTTGAAGTTCCTGAGATTAAAGATGAACTTATCAAAATTATCGGTAGTGCTAGAATTCCAGGAGAGCGTGCGAAGATAGCACTTAGTTCATTACATCCTAACATTGACGCTGTTGGTGCTACGGTTGGAACAAAAGGTGTGAGAATTAATGCGGTCAGTAAAGAGTTACACAATGAAAATATCGACTGTATTGAATACTCAAATATCCCTGAGATTTTTATTGCACGTGCTCTTTCACCTGCCATTATTTCTAATGTTAAAATTCAAAATGGCAAAGCGATTGTTACACTTCCAAGTGATCAAAAGTCAAAAGCGATTGGTAAGAATGGTATTAACATCCGTTTGACGTCAATGCTGACTGGATTTGAGATTGAATTGGTTGAATCAGGCTCTTCCACAACTTCAAGTGAATCTGCCAATGATGAGCAACCAGAACGCGATCCAAATGCACTTAAAAACCTTTTCGGTGGACTATAATCATCTTTACATGTAAAGCGTAATGCTTTACATGTAAACCTTGTTTACCTCTTTACTCAGTCTTTTCTTTCACGTATTCAGCACCATGGTTGATCTTCTCTTTCGTCCATTCTGCACTGTCTTTAGCATCTTTTTTAATGCCACCCCATGTTGCACAGCCACTCATCAATACAACTGCTACTAAAGCTAAAATAATGTTTCTCATAATATTATCCTTTTCAAAGTGATTTATCCTCGTCGTTTAAAGTGAGGATTGAGTTTTGTCAATACCAAATCGGCAATCATATTGCCAATTAAAGTTAAAAATGAAGAAATAATGAGTATACCCATGATAACAGGATAATCCCTGCTTAATGCGCTTTGATAAAAAAGCAAGCCCATACCATTTATGGCAAAGATAGACTCTAAAATCACACTGCCACCAATAAGTCCTGGAAGCGAAAGTCCTAGTATTGTCACAATCGGAGGCGAGAGATT from Sulfurospirillum oryzae encodes:
- the prfB gene encoding peptide chain release factor 2, encoding MDSYEYTELLKKLTTKVDNIAQIIKPEDLTSRLAEIEMIEQNPEFWNDAKKAAEMQKEKTALNSLLTRYTKAKNVVMDAVDLYEMANSENDEATVEELYKDAEHLEEHISNLEIAMMLSGENDNKNAIISIHPGAGGTESQDWASILYRMYLRWAERSGFKVEVLDYQEGEEAGLKDVSFIISGENAYGYLKVENGIHRLVRISPFDANAKRHTSFSSVMVSPEVDDDIDIVIEDRDLKVDTYRSGGAGGQHVNKTDSAIRITHMPTGIVVQCQNDRSQHKNRASAMKMLKSRLYEFELEKQQAEKDGVEKSEIGWGHQIRSYVLAPYQQVKDNRSNIAYSQVNNILDGDISKMIEDVLIAQKR
- a CDS encoding EI24 domain-containing protein, producing the protein MNTISKTNIFALALGDTFSPRVLLVSLLSFILTIIVFIGAIWLLFGGVSALSAWIAQSLQSFEGSIEQSWFLSMVSLIFITKTVVAILFFFTSAMVVYYLFLMVYSVIVGLFAGYFIKEIGSLYYPTVAFRGMGLISYVWIVLKTLLWTTLMFLLLSPLVFIPVFNFALLLPVFYLFHKLLVLDVSSMVNSSEEYKALKRMYAGQMRGISLVCFALTIIPFLGVIIYPYYVIVMSHYIFRKTEELRAS
- the panC gene encoding pantoate--beta-alanine ligase encodes the protein MKIVKTIEELSQARKELQGSVGFVPTMGALHNGHLSLMQKSIAENEHTIVSVFVNPTQFLEGEDFHKYPQRTQADIKICELAGVAILFMPNPDVMYAPLEPSILAPSSKAYILEGLARPGHFDGVLRVVLKLFNLTKPTRAYFGKKDAQQLYLLQNMVTSFFLDLEIVPCEIVREDDGLALSSRNVYLSAQERKDALLLCESLKVATHAIIAGERDIATIKAEMLHTLLPLHVEYVEILNRDFDTISTIEIGNSIILVCAKVGTTRLIDNLWI
- a CDS encoding YdgA family protein, producing the protein MSKTKYLVISAVVVAAIAATPLVISQKVDSAIEANKVLLAQNGLKQDILSKSGYFTSQRTFSLEVADAKKARDFLLAKLIDKNAQYKLFVQSLKDETDGSINAGFDGLKFKGEMTHSNLLPSDVKISLSLDQLPKSLQDELANDKAASDAILPLLARGVLAVDMTFGSDEKLKDVRFKDIKEQIKTEGSTLNIDTEKQLLTLNENGGVVQGVLGVGKQNFGVDSEMFVFKSELKDFVYNFSYKDDLNNKGDIKIGKYTLEVNDEYSNTKFDLGSLKANSSVEDVKKDLQIKADYTLDNIVVNNSSADVTLEKLFAKLFLRGINSDTMKKVQADYNTLLLGATTPDDKVLIDDFVALVNHGVKLDLGIALKGLNSDMMNLKDVSVDTTLEIVQNQYTDKESPLALLGLLDITSKVKVHKDDRATLEAMGLTSAEDFALGKPEGDFFIYEIAMKKGAISVNGKTIQ
- the rimO gene encoding 30S ribosomal protein S12 methylthiotransferase RimO, which translates into the protein MKKLHLVSLGCNKNLVDSEVMLGKLQAYELCDDPSKADVLIVNTCGFIGPAKQESLNTIFSLHETRKKGSVLVMAGCLTERYKEDLTQELKEVDLFTGVGDYDKIDEIIALRQNRFSPATYLQNEEERVITGSNAHAYIKLSEGCNQTCSFCAIPGFKGKLHSRTLESLVKEVKVLVSKGLYDFSFISQDSSSFLRDVGEKEGLIKLIDAVEQIEGVKSARILYLYPTTTSNALIERIIASPLFHNYFDMPIQHISDSMLKRMKRGAGRERIIEQLELMRKAPNSFIRTSFIVGHPGESEAEFQELLDFTKLFDFDRVNIFAYSDEEDTSAYEMEEKIDTKTINKRIKQLDKLVQAKTKKSFEKEVGKEVIILVEGESSEHEYFMGARELLWAPSIDGEVLVNDSDVENIEVGKCYRATITECAGDQLIATITTVA
- a CDS encoding asparaginase; amino-acid sequence: MEKILILNTGGTFNKRYNPLKGELEVPNDGIALEAILRYCNNTSYELLNIIHKDSLDMDENDRELIVKTIQDSSCHKVLIIHGTDTMDVTATFLALHVKDKIITLTGAMVPFSIDTVEATSNFMLALGDLMCREKNGVNLAMHGAIAGHGSIYKNRQKGIFELC